The following coding sequences are from one Veillonella rodentium window:
- a CDS encoding trans-sulfuration enzyme family protein: MKFNTKCVHGGGKPDSTGAISPAIYMSSTFSHPQLGDTTGYQYTRESNPTRDRLEQLIAGLEEGTDALAFSSGMAAVDAVFHLFSPGDHIILGDDLYGGSIRMFTNIYEQNGIEFTYVGTSDLDAVKAAFKPNTKAVYIETPTNPMMEITDIRALCALAHERNALVIIDNTFLSPYFQKPLTLGADIVIHSGTKFIGGHHDVISGFTIVKDDEVAAKLRLIYKTVGACLSAMDSWLVIRGVKTLALRMEQHQKNAIAIAQWLKNEPKVTKVLFPGLPEHPGYEINKSQTTGFGGMLSFEVDSEETAKTVLEGIELIQFAESLGGTESLLTYPVTQTHPDLKPEDAERKGITRRLLRLSVGIEDTDDLIADLAQAFKK; this comes from the coding sequence ATGAAGTTTAATACGAAATGCGTTCATGGCGGTGGCAAACCGGATAGTACCGGTGCGATTTCCCCTGCAATTTATATGTCCAGTACATTTTCCCATCCCCAATTGGGTGACACAACGGGGTATCAATATACGCGTGAGTCGAATCCGACGCGTGACCGTTTGGAACAATTGATTGCCGGTCTTGAGGAAGGTACGGATGCATTGGCATTTTCCTCGGGGATGGCGGCGGTGGACGCTGTATTCCATTTATTCTCCCCCGGGGACCACATCATATTAGGTGATGACCTGTATGGCGGCTCCATCCGCATGTTCACAAATATTTATGAACAGAACGGCATTGAATTTACCTATGTGGGAACGTCCGATCTAGATGCGGTGAAAGCAGCTTTCAAACCGAACACGAAGGCGGTATATATTGAAACGCCGACGAATCCGATGATGGAGATTACCGATATTCGTGCATTGTGTGCGTTGGCACATGAACGAAATGCACTGGTTATCATCGACAATACATTTTTGAGCCCTTATTTTCAGAAACCGTTGACCTTGGGTGCGGATATCGTGATTCACAGCGGCACAAAATTCATCGGCGGTCATCATGATGTTATTTCGGGATTTACGATTGTGAAAGATGATGAAGTCGCAGCAAAGTTGCGACTGATTTATAAAACGGTAGGAGCCTGCTTATCCGCCATGGACAGCTGGCTCGTTATCCGCGGTGTAAAAACATTGGCGCTTCGTATGGAACAGCATCAGAAAAATGCCATTGCCATTGCACAATGGCTTAAAAACGAACCGAAGGTGACCAAGGTATTATTTCCGGGGCTTCCTGAACATCCGGGTTATGAAATTAATAAATCACAGACTACAGGTTTTGGCGGTATGTTGTCCTTCGAGGTAGATAGTGAAGAAACGGCGAAGACCGTCTTAGAAGGAATCGAGTTGATTCAATTTGCTGAAAGTCTCGGCGGGACGGAATCTCTGTTGACGTATCCTGTAACGCAGACACATCCGGATTTAAAACCGGAGGATGCGGAGCGCAAAGGCATTACACGCCGATTGCTGCGCTTGTCTGTAGGGATTGAAGATACGGATGATCTGATTGCCGATTTAGCGCAAGCTTTCAAAAAATAA
- a CDS encoding MalY/PatB family protein, with protein sequence MGRYNFDQILDRTHTKSLKYDFAVQRGKPADILPFWVADMDFEIPSELKQILLDRVNHGVFGYTDTDDSYWNVLEHWFTSRFNWTPQAKWLVKTPGIVFALAMAVRAFTKEGDGVLINQPVYYPFSMVIDDNDRRLINVPLIKGDEKYTIDFEGIERAIVEEHVALFLLCNPHNPVGRVWTEEELRRLGDICIRHNVIIVSDEIHADFVWDGHTHRVFAGLGEAYAEHCIVCTAPSKTFNIAGLQVSNIFIPNDSLRRRFIKEIDRAGYSQLNTMGIVACEGAYKVGAHWLDELKEYIQGNIQFTIDYFERHMPKIHMYRPEGTYLMWFDCSQLPLSPVERDEWIVNDAKLWLDTGSMFGVDGEDFERINVACPRKTLEQGLDALRSAYEKKGF encoded by the coding sequence ATGGGACGATATAATTTTGATCAAATCTTGGATAGAACTCATACGAAATCGTTAAAGTACGATTTCGCTGTGCAGCGGGGGAAACCGGCGGATATCCTACCGTTTTGGGTGGCGGATATGGACTTTGAGATACCTTCAGAGTTGAAACAGATTTTGTTGGACCGTGTAAATCATGGCGTATTCGGATATACGGATACGGATGATTCATATTGGAATGTGCTGGAGCACTGGTTTACATCTCGTTTTAACTGGACCCCTCAAGCTAAATGGCTTGTGAAGACGCCGGGAATCGTGTTCGCGTTGGCGATGGCGGTTCGCGCTTTCACAAAGGAAGGGGACGGTGTTCTCATCAATCAACCGGTGTATTATCCTTTCAGCATGGTAATTGATGATAATGATCGACGTCTCATCAATGTGCCTCTTATAAAAGGAGATGAAAAATATACTATCGATTTTGAGGGCATTGAACGCGCTATCGTCGAGGAACATGTTGCGTTATTCCTCTTGTGTAATCCTCACAATCCGGTGGGGCGCGTGTGGACTGAGGAAGAACTGAGACGTCTTGGCGATATCTGTATCAGACATAACGTGATCATTGTGAGTGATGAAATTCACGCTGATTTTGTGTGGGATGGTCATACACATCGCGTATTTGCCGGACTCGGTGAAGCGTATGCGGAGCATTGTATTGTATGTACGGCGCCGAGTAAAACCTTTAACATTGCAGGCCTGCAGGTGAGCAATATTTTTATTCCGAATGATTCGTTGCGCCGACGTTTTATCAAGGAAATCGACCGTGCCGGTTACAGTCAGTTAAATACGATGGGCATTGTTGCCTGTGAAGGAGCGTATAAGGTTGGGGCCCATTGGCTCGATGAACTGAAGGAATATATTCAAGGGAATATTCAATTCACTATCGATTATTTTGAAAGACATATGCCTAAGATTCACATGTACAGACCCGAAGGGACTTATCTCATGTGGTTCGATTGTTCTCAACTGCCACTGAGCCCTGTAGAACGGGACGAATGGATCGTGAATGATGCAAAGCTGTGGCTTGATACAGGTTCCATGTTCGGGGTTGACGGCGAGGACTTTGAGCGGATTAATGTAGCCTGTCCGAGAAAGACCCTGGAACAAGGTCTCGATGCATTGCGAAGCGCTTATGAGAAAAAAGGTTTTTAA
- the metA gene encoding homoserine O-acetyltransferase MetA: protein MPIKVIKNLPAITKLAQENIFVMDTERAENQQIRPLHILLVNLMPTKEITETQILRALSNSPLQVNLTLLHTASRKSKNTDEEYLETFYRTFDEVKDEFFDGMIITGAPVELMPFEEVDYWSELVEIMDWGEEHVYSTFYICWGAQAGLYHHFGINKSVMDEKLFGVYEHDIYNDQPVLMRGFDEKFWMPHSRHTTVSLQQIKDNRELELLAGSKPTGAAIVRSLDNKHIFVFGHAEYDWDTLNREYVRDIKKGLKIDVPENYFPDDDPKQRPVVRWRSVSTLLFTNWLNYYVYQETPYIIEQIQKMKFERDKNLGAYI, encoded by the coding sequence ATGCCTATTAAAGTGATAAAAAATTTACCGGCCATTACGAAGTTAGCTCAGGAAAATATTTTCGTTATGGATACGGAACGAGCGGAAAATCAACAGATTCGTCCGCTTCATATTCTGCTTGTCAATTTGATGCCTACAAAGGAGATTACGGAAACACAGATTTTGCGTGCTCTCAGTAACAGTCCGCTGCAGGTGAATCTGACATTGCTACATACGGCGTCGAGAAAATCTAAAAATACGGATGAAGAATATTTGGAAACCTTTTATCGAACCTTTGACGAAGTGAAGGATGAGTTTTTTGACGGTATGATTATTACCGGCGCCCCTGTAGAACTGATGCCTTTTGAAGAGGTGGATTACTGGTCTGAGCTCGTAGAGATTATGGACTGGGGTGAAGAACACGTTTATTCCACCTTTTATATTTGCTGGGGTGCACAGGCCGGCCTTTATCATCATTTCGGTATCAATAAATCCGTCATGGATGAAAAGTTATTCGGTGTGTATGAGCATGATATTTATAATGATCAACCTGTATTAATGCGCGGATTTGATGAAAAGTTCTGGATGCCTCATTCCCGTCATACGACGGTATCGTTGCAGCAGATTAAGGATAATCGTGAATTGGAATTATTGGCCGGATCTAAACCGACCGGTGCCGCTATTGTACGTAGTCTTGATAATAAGCATATTTTTGTGTTCGGTCATGCCGAGTATGATTGGGATACCCTTAATCGGGAATATGTGCGGGATATCAAGAAGGGATTGAAAATCGATGTACCGGAAAACTATTTTCCCGATGATGATCCAAAACAGCGACCCGTTGTGCGTTGGCGTTCGGTGAGCACGTTGTTGTTTACGAATTGGCTCAATTACTATGTATACCAGGAAACACCGTATATTATTGAACAGATACAAAAAATGAAGTTTGAGCGCGATAAAAATTTAGGTGCCTATATTTAA
- a CDS encoding O-acetylhomoserine aminocarboxypropyltransferase/cysteine synthase family protein produces MSKQYRFETLQLHAGHTVDPTGSRAVPIYQTTSFVFKDAEEAAGRFALTNPGAIYSRLGNPTTDVLDARVAQLEGGAGGIAVASGSAAATYAIQNVAGTGDNIVAASTLYGGTYNLFTATLPRFGITTKLVNPDNLDEFDAAIDDNTKAVYIETIGNPGINLIDVQAVADIAHKHGVILIVDNTFASPYLFRPLEHGADVVIHSATKYLGGHGTTLAGIIVESGKFDYKASGRYPGFVEGDEHYNGLVYGDLPIPFTVKVRTQLLRDTGACITPLASWQILQGIETLSLRVERHVENTRKVVEFLSKHPKVSWINYPELKDSKYKALADKYFPKGIGAVFTFGVKGGKEAGIKFVDALDIFSNLANVADAKSLVIHPASTTHAQLNEEQQKSAGVTPDMIRLSVGLENIDDIIEDLAQALDKV; encoded by the coding sequence ATGAGCAAACAATACAGATTTGAAACTTTACAATTACATGCAGGGCATACGGTGGACCCGACAGGTTCCCGCGCGGTGCCGATTTATCAGACTACATCTTTCGTGTTTAAGGATGCGGAGGAAGCGGCAGGCCGATTTGCGTTAACAAATCCGGGTGCAATTTACAGCCGTCTCGGCAATCCTACGACGGATGTGTTGGATGCTCGTGTGGCACAACTCGAAGGCGGTGCAGGCGGTATTGCGGTAGCATCCGGTTCCGCAGCGGCTACTTATGCGATTCAAAACGTAGCGGGCACAGGTGATAATATTGTGGCTGCGTCCACATTGTACGGCGGTACATATAATCTGTTTACTGCCACACTACCTCGCTTCGGTATCACCACAAAGTTGGTTAATCCGGACAATTTAGATGAATTTGACGCGGCTATCGATGATAATACAAAGGCCGTATATATTGAGACAATCGGTAACCCGGGTATCAATTTGATTGACGTGCAGGCGGTAGCGGATATCGCTCACAAACACGGTGTGATTTTAATCGTAGATAATACATTTGCATCTCCGTATCTGTTCCGTCCGCTTGAACACGGTGCAGACGTAGTTATTCATTCGGCGACTAAATACCTTGGCGGTCACGGTACGACCTTGGCGGGTATTATTGTAGAGTCCGGTAAATTCGATTATAAAGCATCCGGCCGTTATCCCGGCTTTGTGGAAGGGGATGAACATTATAACGGTTTAGTGTACGGTGATCTACCGATTCCTTTCACCGTGAAAGTCCGCACTCAGTTATTGCGTGATACAGGTGCCTGCATTACTCCGCTGGCATCCTGGCAAATCCTACAAGGCATTGAAACATTATCCTTACGCGTGGAACGCCATGTGGAAAACACCCGTAAAGTCGTAGAATTCTTGAGTAAACATCCTAAAGTATCCTGGATCAATTATCCTGAGTTAAAAGACAGCAAATATAAAGCCTTGGCGGATAAATACTTCCCTAAAGGAATCGGCGCTGTCTTTACATTCGGCGTAAAAGGCGGCAAGGAAGCGGGTATCAAATTTGTTGATGCATTGGATATTTTCTCCAACTTGGCGAATGTGGCGGATGCGAAATCTCTTGTTATTCATCCGGCATCCACTACACATGCTCAGCTTAACGAAGAGCAACAGAAATCTGCCGGTGTTACACCTGATATGATTCGTTTATCCGTAGGTCTTGAAAATATTGATGATATCATCGAAGATTTGGCACAAGCTTTGGACAAAGTATAA
- a CDS encoding PepSY domain-containing protein, protein MKNVKKLSKVLCALGVSTVLLAGAVSAANHGAYNNRSNWAGVGSVTPSNQQNSSVDYMGAVTTFHQYFPNATVKSISYDAKHNPYYEVEGFSGNREVKLKVDEASGQVISKEAKKYGSSKSNKTFNVQNIIIPEVAETKAIEKVGSDFQTMEWTVERDGGRVVYEFDMTTGGGKNAEVKVDATSGQVLSAKVKNTKY, encoded by the coding sequence ATGAAAAATGTTAAGAAATTATCAAAGGTATTATGTGCATTAGGTGTTAGTACAGTATTATTGGCCGGTGCAGTTAGTGCTGCAAATCATGGCGCATACAATAACCGCAGTAATTGGGCCGGTGTCGGCAGTGTAACTCCTTCCAACCAACAGAATTCCTCTGTTGATTACATGGGTGCCGTAACGACATTCCATCAATATTTCCCTAATGCTACAGTGAAATCGATTTCCTATGATGCAAAACACAACCCTTACTATGAAGTTGAAGGCTTCTCCGGCAACCGAGAAGTTAAATTAAAGGTTGATGAAGCGTCCGGTCAAGTCATTTCTAAAGAAGCTAAAAAATATGGCTCTTCCAAATCCAACAAAACTTTCAACGTTCAAAACATTATCATTCCGGAAGTAGCGGAAACTAAAGCTATCGAAAAAGTAGGTAGCGATTTCCAAACAATGGAATGGACTGTTGAACGCGACGGCGGCAGAGTAGTATACGAATTCGACATGACTACTGGCGGCGGTAAAAACGCTGAAGTAAAAGTCGATGCTACTTCCGGTCAAGTATTGAGTGCAAAAGTAAAAAACACAAAATACTAA
- a CDS encoding biotin transporter BioY, which produces MSSTVSKPSKISTRQLTMTALFVALIAVGAFIRVPLPNCPFTLQILFTTLAGIVLGSRLGAISVGIYIVLGLIGVPVFTSGGGPGYILQPTFGYLIGFMIGAYAVGRIAESMQVLSFKRLLVGAVINLFIVYGLGMIYLYFIMNFYLGKPIGVEAVILTCFLIPVGPDLFLCAVAASLGKRIVKELQF; this is translated from the coding sequence ATGAGTTCTACCGTTTCGAAACCATCTAAAATTAGTACTCGTCAGCTGACCATGACAGCCTTATTTGTGGCGTTGATTGCAGTAGGGGCCTTTATACGGGTGCCATTGCCGAATTGTCCTTTCACATTGCAAATTCTGTTCACTACCTTGGCCGGCATTGTCCTCGGTAGTCGTTTAGGTGCTATCAGCGTAGGAATTTATATTGTTTTAGGACTCATCGGAGTGCCTGTTTTTACATCCGGTGGCGGTCCCGGATATATTTTGCAGCCTACATTCGGATACTTGATAGGATTTATGATCGGTGCCTATGCTGTAGGTCGTATTGCGGAATCCATGCAGGTGTTATCATTTAAACGGTTGTTGGTAGGGGCCGTTATAAATCTATTTATTGTGTATGGTCTCGGTATGATTTATCTATACTTCATTATGAACTTCTATCTTGGCAAACCGATTGGTGTTGAAGCCGTTATCCTTACATGTTTCTTGATTCCGGTAGGTCCCGATTTATTCTTGTGCGCTGTAGCCGCATCTCTTGGAAAACGAATTGTGAAAGAATTGCAGTTCTGA
- a CDS encoding TIGR03943 family putative permease subunit: MFSELSTKDRFSIVKGLLYATLGITCIYLIVTGRYLNYVAPRYELLLALSGIALILGGIVTVAWAPQRQYKHNWRTVVPIVIPLMLLIVPPVLVPTAQVQGSARINDDTNNFDFSSDDIGEVITINNESKEPGISKDKKEIVLNSDNFYQTIVKIGSNAEQYKDYTVYMTGYVNRDDNTLKNNEFTLSRMAMTCCIADIAPVGMTVHKENGDSFQNDQWISIEGKVSTRDFHGRQQPYIEIQKVKAAEPILGYVYP; this comes from the coding sequence ATGTTTTCAGAACTATCAACCAAAGATCGCTTTTCCATCGTGAAAGGTCTGCTCTATGCCACGCTGGGTATTACCTGTATCTATCTCATCGTGACAGGTCGTTATTTAAACTATGTGGCTCCGCGCTATGAATTATTGCTCGCCCTCAGCGGAATCGCCCTAATCCTAGGGGGTATAGTCACCGTCGCATGGGCCCCTCAACGCCAATACAAACACAATTGGCGTACTGTTGTACCTATCGTCATTCCCCTGATGCTGCTCATCGTACCGCCTGTTCTCGTTCCTACCGCACAAGTTCAGGGTTCCGCACGGATTAATGACGACACCAATAATTTTGATTTCTCCAGCGACGATATAGGTGAGGTCATTACGATTAATAATGAAAGTAAAGAACCGGGGATTTCAAAAGATAAAAAAGAAATCGTTTTGAACTCGGATAATTTCTATCAGACGATTGTCAAAATAGGTTCTAACGCGGAACAGTATAAAGACTATACCGTATATATGACCGGCTATGTAAACCGCGATGATAATACGTTAAAAAATAATGAATTCACCCTATCCCGTATGGCGATGACCTGCTGTATCGCCGATATAGCACCGGTGGGAATGACCGTCCATAAAGAAAATGGAGACAGCTTCCAGAACGATCAATGGATATCCATTGAAGGTAAAGTATCCACGCGGGACTTCCATGGACGACAACAACCATATATAGAAATTCAAAAAGTGAAAGCAGCGGAACCGATTCTGGGTTACGTATATCCATAA
- a CDS encoding permease encodes MIPVYIVMGFIGSGKSTLINEQLQHRKKLGGTALISAEEGSTKLIKEPLVLNPDQLSAINPSHQESYTDISKTIATCLDKVQPKELWIEWNGMLGFHQLEALLYSKDLRDKVRIEKVLYLCSDAFISTILPALGANAESQLYCADIIITESDQHDNLLHSYNPDAHIIIKPTAKDVERLCRKNTWGLIPNLLIMVLTAYILIVTVFRHDVPYSVHQCFAIVTGLIIEAIPFLLLGTIAATGIRFFVPQRILLKLLGGHSWKSYGTAMMSGLVLPVCDCAIIPLFKALIDRGVPLSVVILFMLASPIINPITILSTWYAFPDNPMITVWRILLGLSVALIVALSFRYRPPRLSELRGSKQSGQNFIYEALSLSSPPSGVQETVYNDDTGATIKKRSLTERMFRQSAVSPKILLLHMEREFTQLLLYFSIAAAVVAVFQVYGKPFLLNAGIALPDMATIPVLLLAAFLFSVCSTSDAIIGKTLSGLFPLGSVMGFLILGPMMDIKNVYLLRQYVPVTFIWRLGLTVVITAGLTALLFLKLIQ; translated from the coding sequence ATGATTCCCGTTTATATTGTTATGGGCTTCATAGGATCCGGTAAAAGTACACTTATCAATGAACAATTACAGCATCGCAAGAAACTGGGCGGTACAGCCCTTATTTCAGCTGAGGAAGGCTCCACCAAACTCATCAAAGAGCCGCTCGTATTGAATCCCGATCAGTTAAGCGCCATCAATCCAAGCCACCAGGAATCCTACACAGATATCAGCAAAACAATCGCAACCTGTCTCGATAAGGTGCAACCGAAAGAGTTATGGATTGAATGGAACGGCATGCTCGGCTTTCACCAATTAGAAGCCCTGTTATACAGTAAAGATTTACGCGACAAGGTACGCATAGAAAAAGTACTGTACCTTTGTAGCGACGCATTTATATCCACGATACTGCCCGCCTTAGGTGCCAATGCTGAAAGCCAACTTTACTGCGCCGACATTATCATTACGGAGTCGGATCAACATGATAATCTGCTGCACTCTTATAATCCGGATGCCCACATCATCATAAAGCCGACGGCAAAAGATGTGGAACGGCTATGCAGGAAAAACACATGGGGCCTGATTCCGAACCTGCTCATTATGGTCCTTACCGCTTATATCCTGATCGTCACCGTTTTCCGGCACGATGTGCCCTATTCGGTTCATCAGTGTTTCGCCATAGTGACCGGACTCATCATTGAAGCCATACCATTTCTATTGTTAGGGACCATTGCCGCTACAGGCATACGTTTTTTCGTACCTCAACGCATATTATTAAAACTTTTAGGCGGCCATTCATGGAAAAGCTACGGCACGGCCATGATGAGCGGACTCGTTTTGCCCGTCTGCGACTGCGCTATAATACCTTTATTCAAGGCGTTAATTGACCGGGGCGTGCCTCTATCGGTAGTGATTTTATTCATGCTCGCCAGCCCTATCATCAATCCGATCACCATACTGTCCACCTGGTATGCATTTCCGGATAATCCGATGATAACTGTATGGCGTATTTTACTCGGTCTCTCCGTAGCACTCATTGTGGCGTTATCATTTCGATACCGCCCGCCCCGATTATCAGAGCTGAGGGGTTCAAAACAGAGCGGCCAAAACTTCATATACGAAGCCTTGAGTCTTTCCTCCCCCCCATCAGGTGTTCAAGAAACCGTTTATAACGACGATACAGGCGCTACAATAAAAAAACGTTCTTTAACAGAAAGAATGTTCAGACAATCAGCAGTATCTCCTAAAATCCTATTACTTCATATGGAGCGTGAATTTACACAATTATTGTTATATTTTTCCATCGCTGCCGCTGTCGTAGCCGTCTTTCAGGTTTACGGCAAACCGTTTCTGCTCAATGCAGGCATTGCATTACCGGATATGGCGACTATTCCGGTACTATTATTGGCAGCATTCCTATTCTCCGTATGCTCCACATCGGACGCCATCATCGGGAAAACCTTAAGCGGCCTCTTTCCACTCGGATCCGTCATGGGCTTTCTCATCTTAGGCCCTATGATGGATATAAAAAATGTATACCTGCTACGGCAATACGTTCCGGTCACATTCATATGGCGTCTCGGATTGACCGTCGTCATTACCGCCGGTCTTACAGCACTTTTATTTCTCAAGTTAATTCAGTAA
- a CDS encoding GTP-binding protein: MIPIVIISGFLGSGKTTFLQHILKEHKTTDKVLIIENDFGETSLDAVHLAQTGATVQEVTSGCICCSLQGNFREALLNILKDDSIDVIYIEPSGVSKLSEILQTCEDEDIAEKAYVYAAITTVDAMQAPMFIKNFGLFFKDQITHSDAIFLSHTTDSRQTDVTKHMIDELAPHTPIHEEPWDTLTLRDYINQLHHDHHVETLHDHHHFMSHTYKNLRSLTTLQWKTVMEGMPDTVLRAKGIVPTAEGPHEIQYGTHYCTLSPTESTDYSLVVIGTDFNVPMVHNEVCES; encoded by the coding sequence ATGATTCCCATTGTCATCATATCCGGTTTTCTCGGCTCCGGGAAAACAACATTTTTGCAACATATCCTAAAAGAACACAAGACGACTGATAAAGTCCTTATTATAGAAAACGACTTCGGCGAAACCAGCCTCGATGCGGTCCACCTGGCACAAACGGGCGCCACCGTACAGGAAGTCACATCAGGTTGCATCTGCTGCAGCTTGCAGGGAAACTTTCGGGAAGCCCTGCTCAACATCCTCAAAGACGACTCTATCGATGTCATATATATTGAACCATCCGGCGTAAGCAAACTCAGCGAAATTCTACAGACCTGTGAAGACGAGGATATCGCCGAAAAGGCATATGTCTATGCAGCCATAACTACGGTCGATGCCATGCAGGCGCCGATGTTCATCAAAAACTTCGGACTCTTCTTCAAGGATCAAATCACACATAGTGATGCCATATTTCTGAGTCATACAACAGACAGTCGACAAACGGACGTAACAAAACACATGATTGACGAATTGGCGCCACACACACCGATTCACGAAGAACCTTGGGATACATTGACATTACGGGACTATATCAATCAGCTCCACCACGATCATCATGTGGAAACACTGCATGATCATCATCACTTTATGAGCCATACATACAAGAATTTACGAAGTCTCACCACATTGCAGTGGAAAACCGTCATGGAAGGAATGCCCGATACGGTACTGCGTGCCAAAGGCATTGTACCGACGGCAGAGGGACCTCATGAAATCCAGTATGGTACCCATTACTGTACGCTGAGTCCGACAGAATCCACCGATTACAGTCTCGTCGTTATCGGTACCGATTTTAATGTACCGATGGTCCACAACGAAGTGTGCGAATCATGA
- a CDS encoding aminoacyl-histidine dipeptidase, giving the protein METIVQAKRVLEIFKDMSQIPRESGNEKAISDYIVNFAKNLGLEVQQDELYNVVIKKPASPGYENRPSVILQGHIDMVCVKDHDSSHDFSKDPIANIIEGEWMHADHTTLGADNGIGAAMMLAVIEDDAQQHGPMQLLFTTNEETGMDGAFAIKEGQVTGDYLLNLDTEIEHDFTVSCAGGCHIHVSIPLLRENNLQGYDAGLSLAVTGLKGGHSGIEIIEQRANANQVLARVLYDLQKQYSINLASFTGGVKHNAIPSKAVAELSVRSEDVEAIKTLLEFHEKQYQNEYSVQDPDLKFVIEDIPAPKVVYADDTSEALLSYVYLAEDGVHSMSKTIPNLVETSDNIAIVRENTHTIEVLISIRSSNGNSLDYLAKKMLLLASALGVSATRTGGYPAWEYDKGSKLEEQAISLYNEISDTPANVNAIHAGLECGLLKGVLPKTQMISFGPTIVSPHTPQERVFLPSVERVFIYLKALLAKLQ; this is encoded by the coding sequence ATGGAAACAATCGTTCAAGCCAAACGAGTATTAGAAATTTTTAAAGACATGAGCCAAATTCCTCGTGAATCAGGCAACGAAAAGGCTATCAGCGATTATATTGTAAACTTTGCAAAAAACTTAGGTCTTGAAGTACAGCAAGACGAACTTTACAATGTAGTCATTAAAAAACCGGCTTCCCCGGGCTATGAAAATCGTCCATCCGTTATCCTACAGGGTCATATCGATATGGTCTGTGTAAAAGACCACGACTCAAGCCACGACTTTTCAAAAGATCCTATCGCTAACATCATCGAAGGCGAATGGATGCACGCCGACCACACCACGCTGGGGGCGGATAACGGCATCGGCGCGGCGATGATGCTCGCCGTTATCGAAGACGATGCACAGCAGCACGGCCCTATGCAGTTACTATTTACCACAAATGAAGAAACGGGTATGGACGGCGCCTTCGCTATTAAAGAAGGCCAGGTCACAGGCGATTACCTGCTCAACCTCGATACGGAAATAGAACATGACTTCACCGTAAGTTGCGCGGGCGGTTGTCATATACATGTGAGCATTCCCCTCTTGCGGGAAAACAATCTGCAAGGATATGATGCGGGCTTATCCCTTGCCGTAACGGGACTTAAAGGCGGTCACTCGGGCATCGAAATCATTGAGCAGCGCGCTAATGCCAACCAGGTTTTAGCACGTGTCCTCTATGATTTACAAAAACAATATTCTATCAATTTAGCTTCTTTCACGGGCGGCGTAAAACATAATGCCATCCCGTCAAAAGCCGTAGCGGAACTCTCCGTCCGTTCCGAAGATGTGGAAGCCATCAAAACATTGTTGGAATTCCATGAAAAACAATATCAAAATGAGTACTCCGTACAGGATCCGGACCTCAAATTTGTCATCGAGGACATTCCGGCACCAAAGGTAGTCTATGCGGACGACACGTCGGAAGCTCTCCTCTCCTATGTATACCTCGCTGAAGACGGCGTTCATTCCATGAGCAAAACCATTCCGAACCTCGTGGAAACATCGGACAATATCGCCATCGTTCGCGAAAATACTCATACCATTGAAGTGCTGATTTCCATCCGTAGTTCCAATGGTAACAGTCTCGATTATTTAGCAAAGAAAATGTTATTGTTAGCCAGCGCCCTCGGCGTATCCGCTACTCGCACCGGCGGATATCCTGCATGGGAATACGATAAAGGCTCAAAACTGGAGGAACAGGCTATCTCTTTATATAACGAAATATCCGATACACCGGCGAATGTAAATGCGATTCATGCCGGACTCGAATGTGGTCTGCTAAAAGGTGTTTTACCCAAAACACAAATGATCAGTTTCGGGCCTACCATCGTTAGTCCGCACACCCCTCAAGAACGAGTATTTCTCCCATCTGTGGAGCGTGTATTCATTTATCTCAAAGCATTATTGGCAAAATTGCAATAA